The Rathayibacter sp. VKM Ac-2760 genome segment GATCGCCTTCCTCGCGCCGATCGAGCCGTTCCTGCTCCGGACCGACGACAACCCGGCAGGCGTTCCCCAGGAGGTCTTCGACGGGATCGTCACAGCCGCGAAGGACGACCCGTACGCGTTCTACTCGTCGTTCTACGAGAACTTCTACAACCTCGACGAGAACCTCGGCTCCCGCGTCAGCCCGGAGGTCGTCACCGCGAGCTGGAACGTCGCGACGGCCGCCTCGCTGCGCGCGGCCTGGGCGGTCGTGCCGTCCTGGTACGAGGACTTCCGCGCCGACATCGTGAAGATCCGCGCGAGCGGCGTCCGCAGCCTCATCATGCAGGGCACCCTCGACCGCATCCTGCCGATCGACGCGAGCGGTCGGCCGTTCCACGCGGCGTTCCCCGAGAGCGACTACATCGAGATCGAGGGCGCCCCGCACGGCTTCGGCTGGACCCACTCCGCCGAGGTGAACGACCACCTGCTCCGCTACCTCGCGTCCTGACCGACCCGATCAGAGAGTGAGGAAGGCTGAATCATGAGCGCATGGATCATCACCGGTGCCACGTCCGGCATCGGGCGCGCAGTGACCGAGAAGCTTCTCGCAGGAGGGCACCAGGTCGCCGCACTGGCACGCAACGCGGAAGCACTCACCATGCTGGAGCGTCAGCATTCCGGTCGCCTGTGGTCGATCCACGTGGACGTGACGGACACCCCAGCGCTGCGTGACGCAGTCGATGAGGCCTTCCTCGCCCTGGGGCGGATCGACGTGGTCTTCTCCAACGCCGGCTCGGGAGCATTCGGTGCCGCGGAGGAGCTCGATGACGCCGTCATCGACCAGCAGATCGCCCTGAACATGCTCGCGCCCATCCAACTGATCCGAGCGGTGCTGCCCTACCTGCGCGAGCAGGGCGGAGGCCGCATCCTCCAGATGTCGACCATGGGCGGGCAGATCACGACGACCGGGGGCAGCATGTACCACGCGTCGAAGTGGGGGATCGAGGGCTTCACCGAATCGGTGATGACCGAGGTCGCGGACTTCGGCATCGGCGTCACCCTGATCGAGCCCGGAAACGTCAGAACCGCCTTCGGCGCCGCGCTCACCGTGGCCGCTGCGCTCCCCGCCTACGCCGACACGACGGTGGGGCAGGTCCGTCGACACATCGACGCCGCCGGCGGCAATCTCACCGCCACGGCCCTCGGCGACCCTGACCGAGTCGCGGACCAGATCATCGCCGCCGCCGCGCAGACACCAGCACCCAGGCGGGTCATCCTTGGCAGCGATGCGGTGACCGCCATCCGTGCAGCCCTGGAACTACGCCTCCGAGAACTCGACGCCGGCCAAGCGGTATCGGCCAGCACCGACCTCCCCTCCGGCACCTGACGCTCCCGCGAGCGCCCCGCACGCATACCTCCACAGGAAAGAAGGATCACCATGTCGACCCCATCAACACTGACCACCGCCCGCGATTTCTG includes the following:
- a CDS encoding alpha/beta hydrolase; amino-acid sequence: MSVITVGTENSTSIDLYYEDHGSGQPVVLIHGYPLNGASWMPQTRALLAAGYRVITYDRRGFGRSSQPSVGYDYDTFAADLDVVLTTLDLSDVLLVGFSMGTGEVGRYTATYGTDRLAKIAFLAPIEPFLLRTDDNPAGVPQEVFDGIVTAAKDDPYAFYSSFYENFYNLDENLGSRVSPEVVTASWNVATAASLRAAWAVVPSWYEDFRADIVKIRASGVRSLIMQGTLDRILPIDASGRPFHAAFPESDYIEIEGAPHGFGWTHSAEVNDHLLRYLAS
- a CDS encoding SDR family oxidoreductase, which produces MSAWIITGATSGIGRAVTEKLLAGGHQVAALARNAEALTMLERQHSGRLWSIHVDVTDTPALRDAVDEAFLALGRIDVVFSNAGSGAFGAAEELDDAVIDQQIALNMLAPIQLIRAVLPYLREQGGGRILQMSTMGGQITTTGGSMYHASKWGIEGFTESVMTEVADFGIGVTLIEPGNVRTAFGAALTVAAALPAYADTTVGQVRRHIDAAGGNLTATALGDPDRVADQIIAAAAQTPAPRRVILGSDAVTAIRAALELRLRELDAGQAVSASTDLPSGT